One genomic region from Quercus robur chromosome 4, dhQueRobu3.1, whole genome shotgun sequence encodes:
- the LOC126724146 gene encoding uncharacterized protein LOC126724146, which yields MDNFESGHSTFFDRPLNYPLNSSPSNLLCSHIYFLFVLSQSNHGCYFIQAKKHHFSASSTFCEAMESDYNSSKRHYDITMSKRTRRPTNSSQIYSAPVSPCQDIPPPGKAVVNELGEDESSSHSEESDRKSLKQLINSRSSLSQHFTAEEKQLQIVTKQQKEEGVHDDGVKLKKMVSRYAKFLSRLIKVKRDLPKGGESRKKTLLLLKA from the coding sequence ATGGACAATTTTGAAAGCGGACATTCCACCTTTTTTGATAGGCCTTTAAACTACCCTCTTAATTCTTCACCAAGTAATCTCCTCTGTAGCcacatatattttctttttgttttgtcacAGAGTAATCATGGTTGTTATTTTATACAAGCTAAAAAGCACCATTTCTCTGCTTCATCCACTTTTTGCGAGGCAATGGAAAGTGACTATAATTCAAGTAAACGCCACTATGATATTACCATGTCAAAGAGAACCAGAAGGCCAACAAATTCCAGTCAGATTTATTCAGCACCAGTTTCCCCATGTCAAGATATTCCTCCTCCTGGTAAAGCAGTTGTGAATGAGTTAGGAGAAGATGAGAGCAGTTCTCACTCAGAAGAGAGTGATCGTAAAAGCTTGAAGCAGCTGATAAATAGCAGGAGTTCACTGAGCCAACACTTCACTGCAGAAGAAAAGCAACTTCAAATAGTTACAAAGCAGCAGAAGGAAGAGGGTGTTCATGATGATGGAGTGAAGCTAAAGAAAATGGTGAGTCGCTATGCCAAATTTTTGAGTCGCTTGATCAAGGTTAAGCGTGACTTACCTAAGGGTGGAGAATCCCGGAAGAAAACACTTCTCCTATTGAAAGcctag